The following are encoded in a window of Nitrospirota bacterium genomic DNA:
- a CDS encoding type II toxin-antitoxin system RelE/ParE family toxin, whose amino-acid sequence MIQSFRHKGLRKFFESGSAAGIQPHHSKRLRMLLAALDTALSIEDMSVPGFRLHPLKGSERGRWSVWVNGSWRLTFTFKDGHAYVLDYEDYH is encoded by the coding sequence GTGATCCAGTCATTCCGACACAAGGGGCTGAGGAAGTTCTTTGAGTCGGGGAGCGCGGCGGGTATCCAGCCGCACCACTCCAAGCGCCTGCGTATGCTTTTAGCAGCCCTGGACACGGCTCTGTCTATTGAGGACATGAGTGTTCCAGGATTCCGACTACATCCCTTGAAGGGATCGGAGCGCGGTCGATGGTCTGTGTGGGTAAATGGAAGCTGGCGCTTAACGTTTACATTCAAAGACGGACACGCCTACGTCTTGGATTATGAGGACTACCACTAA
- a CDS encoding HigA family addiction module antidote protein produces the protein MAMHNPPHPGEFIIQAYLEPNNLSGRELAGKLGVAASTLNRILTGTSRISPEMALRLSKALGRTPESWLAMQYNHDLWRARQHVKLGKVGKVRLTAA, from the coding sequence ATGGCTATGCACAATCCTCCCCATCCCGGCGAGTTCATCATCCAGGCCTATCTGGAACCCAACAATCTGAGCGGCCGCGAGCTGGCCGGGAAGCTTGGTGTGGCTGCGTCGACCCTGAATCGCATTCTTACTGGTACGAGCCGTATCAGCCCTGAAATGGCGCTACGCCTTTCCAAGGCGCTTGGCCGTACTCCAGAGAGTTGGCTTGCCATGCAGTACAACCACGATCTCTGGCGAGCCAGGCAGCATGTCAAGCTCGGCAAGGTCGGAAAAGTCAGGCTAACAGCGGCCTAA
- a CDS encoding CopG family transcriptional regulator, whose translation MKAKSLDKMFQDGKDITPHLALSKARRPGHEQRRVNVDFPNWIIESLDAQASRLGVTRQSIIKMWIAERLKEEVRKAS comes from the coding sequence ATGAAAGCGAAGAGTCTCGATAAGATGTTTCAGGATGGGAAAGACATTACACCTCATCTTGCCCTCTCGAAGGCCCGTCGCCCTGGGCATGAACAGAGACGCGTGAACGTCGATTTTCCCAATTGGATCATCGAGTCGCTGGATGCTCAGGCAAGCCGTCTTGGGGTAACGAGGCAATCGATTATCAAGATGTGGATTGCCGAGCGATTGAAGGAAGAAGTGAGGAAAGCCAGCTAA
- a CDS encoding DUF5069 domain-containing protein — protein sequence MMRYPRSPKVLLGGIAHLGRFIDKIRLRHEGQIQDYNYITVGFDKYLVDFLQIDPKAFEQLVLAGGTDEELLAWVRGNSRKPSEEEISQWSQGLLSSGPKDDAARQRFQGRLQEVATKRGVAVGSLPPVSTWADVIELDEGRL from the coding sequence ATGATGAGGTATCCACGGAGCCCGAAAGTCCTCCTCGGTGGCATTGCCCACTTGGGGCGGTTTATCGACAAGATTCGTCTGCGGCATGAGGGTCAGATTCAGGACTACAACTACATCACAGTTGGGTTCGACAAGTACCTGGTCGATTTTCTGCAAATCGATCCGAAGGCCTTTGAGCAGTTAGTATTGGCCGGTGGAACGGATGAAGAATTGCTGGCCTGGGTGAGGGGCAATAGTCGAAAACCGTCGGAGGAAGAAATCTCGCAATGGTCGCAGGGGCTTCTGTCCTCCGGTCCTAAAGATGACGCCGCGCGCCAGCGGTTTCAGGGTCGTCTGCAAGAAGTGGCGACAAAGCGTGGCGTGGCGGTCGGTTCCCTTCCTCCTGTCTCTACCTGGGCCGATGTGATCGAACTCGATGAAGGGCGATTATAG
- a CDS encoding PilZ domain-containing protein has translation MQPRCRPRVPVGYPASIQSDTGAGEGVLLDLSPTGCKIRSNIALSAGAYVALQIAVAHEPIPLAVEVSVVRWCKDGHCGVEFLRYSQGDRERVTELVGVLPQPAIHTPPHHAASTLSAVSS, from the coding sequence GTGCAGCCACGATGTCGCCCGCGAGTGCCAGTCGGATACCCTGCCAGTATCCAGAGCGATACCGGTGCAGGAGAGGGGGTCTTACTCGACCTCTCGCCCACTGGTTGCAAGATACGTAGCAACATTGCCTTGAGTGCAGGAGCCTATGTCGCGCTGCAAATCGCCGTTGCTCACGAACCAATCCCCCTGGCAGTTGAGGTATCGGTGGTTCGCTGGTGTAAAGACGGCCACTGCGGAGTAGAGTTTCTCCGGTATAGTCAGGGAGACCGTGAACGAGTCACGGAGCTTGTCGGAGTCCTGCCACAGCCGGCGATACATACGCCCCCTCACCACGCGGCATCGACGCTGAGCGCGGTCAGCTCATAG
- a CDS encoding response regulator codes for MPGPQDTAPQSASPTILVVDDEPSITKLCRAILQQAGFTVLVTDDSSDALKLCTQYEGPIDLLLTDLVLPPQGFQLASSSNQFPHVHGHELAVRALHIRKDLRVILMSGNIDHDLAGYGIRRGDLPFLPKPFEQQALVALIRQALQAPPPSAENIAGLAVRQTGIPQVGDGWAD; via the coding sequence ATGCCAGGACCGCAGGACACAGCCCCTCAATCCGCATCCCCCACCATCCTGGTGGTCGATGATGAGCCGTCCATCACGAAGCTATGCAGAGCAATACTTCAGCAGGCCGGCTTTACAGTCCTCGTGACCGACGACAGTTCAGATGCTCTCAAACTGTGCACGCAGTACGAGGGGCCTATAGATCTGCTGCTCACAGACCTTGTTCTGCCTCCGCAGGGCTTTCAATTGGCCTCAAGTTCCAATCAATTTCCCCACGTGCATGGCCATGAGCTGGCTGTCAGAGCTCTCCACATACGAAAAGACCTGCGAGTGATCCTCATGTCCGGCAATATCGACCACGATTTGGCGGGGTACGGAATACGCCGGGGAGACCTCCCATTTCTTCCCAAACCGTTCGAGCAGCAAGCCCTGGTCGCACTTATACGACAGGCTCTTCAGGCGCCTCCGCCTTCGGCCGAGAATATTGCGGGCCTGGCAGTGCGTCAGACGGGAATTCCACAAGTCGGTGATGGGTGGGCCGATTAA
- a CDS encoding NFACT family protein yields MALTATEISKVLGEIAPVLVGSWIQKIYQPTDRAFVLEVRAPGRTHRLLISCHSESARLHFTTSTFQNPPTPPPFCQFLRAHLQGSHIDQIEQIHEDRIVQLTLTTKEGPYRLLLELTGKTANLLVLDEAGHIWRDLNGLKGSAGQLYVPPAHQQREARHSTCVRFTQNIPELPFPLSAAIDAHYRKVEAASVAETMRNTRAAVLRKSIKKLRRRIEAWHEDLAKAEQYKPYARYGELIKSNLGTIRKGQTNVTLVDYFDEELPNLTIPLDQAKTPQGNMDDYFRKHRKHLAAERELLPRIETGQKELELLRAELTAIEQGTWQAPKKPLPIMRKRNLTRAGREKGPREQRQGPFRRFTSSDGLAIYVGRNARENDELTFGLAKSDDLWLHARGTPGSHVVVRLEKGSDPPPETIRDAATLALLYSDLKKSGKGEIIYTRRKWVKKAKGQAPGAVTVTQEKSLHVNLEKKRLEALKTRSTQE; encoded by the coding sequence ATGGCACTCACCGCGACAGAAATCTCGAAGGTGCTCGGTGAAATTGCTCCTGTGTTGGTCGGAAGCTGGATACAAAAGATTTACCAGCCAACCGATCGGGCGTTCGTACTGGAGGTTCGAGCACCAGGACGGACGCACCGGTTGCTCATCTCGTGCCACTCCGAATCAGCCCGCCTGCACTTCACCACCTCAACCTTTCAGAATCCGCCGACACCCCCTCCTTTCTGTCAGTTTCTCCGCGCCCACCTGCAAGGATCGCACATCGACCAGATTGAACAGATTCACGAGGACCGGATCGTTCAACTGACACTGACGACCAAAGAGGGCCCCTACAGATTGCTTCTGGAGCTGACAGGGAAGACAGCGAATCTCCTTGTGCTCGATGAGGCAGGACATATCTGGCGAGACCTGAACGGATTGAAAGGTTCTGCAGGACAGCTCTACGTTCCTCCCGCTCACCAGCAACGAGAGGCACGCCACAGTACCTGCGTCCGATTCACGCAGAACATCCCGGAGTTGCCATTTCCTCTATCGGCTGCCATCGACGCCCATTACCGCAAAGTAGAGGCAGCCTCTGTTGCCGAGACGATGCGGAATACACGGGCTGCGGTACTGAGAAAATCCATCAAGAAGCTCCGTCGCCGCATTGAGGCATGGCACGAAGACCTCGCAAAAGCAGAGCAATACAAACCCTACGCGCGCTACGGCGAACTCATCAAGTCAAACCTCGGAACCATCCGCAAAGGCCAGACCAACGTGACGCTGGTTGATTATTTCGATGAAGAACTTCCCAACCTGACGATTCCGCTCGATCAAGCCAAGACTCCTCAGGGCAACATGGATGATTATTTCCGAAAGCATCGGAAGCACCTGGCGGCAGAGCGTGAACTGCTCCCACGGATCGAAACAGGGCAGAAAGAACTGGAGCTCTTGCGGGCAGAATTGACCGCGATCGAACAGGGAACCTGGCAGGCGCCTAAGAAGCCCCTCCCGATCATGCGCAAGCGAAACCTCACGCGGGCCGGCAGGGAGAAAGGACCCCGGGAACAACGCCAAGGCCCGTTCCGACGCTTCACGTCATCAGACGGTCTGGCGATCTATGTCGGAAGAAACGCACGGGAGAATGATGAGCTGACGTTCGGCCTTGCCAAGAGCGACGATCTCTGGTTGCATGCCCGCGGCACGCCCGGCTCTCACGTCGTGGTGCGTCTGGAAAAAGGAAGCGATCCGCCGCCCGAAACGATACGAGACGCCGCTACACTGGCGCTGCTCTATAGTGATTTGAAGAAAAGCGGCAAAGGCGAGATCATCTATACGAGACGCAAGTGGGTCAAAAAGGCGAAGGGCCAAGCGCCAGGGGCCGTCACCGTGACCCAGGAAAAATCATTGCACGTGAATCTTGAAAAGAAACGGCTGGAGGCTCTCAAAACCAGATCGACTCAGGAGTAA
- a CDS encoding PilZ domain-containing protein, with protein MRTSVQSSDAEVVMASSHYSRTYHRFPLRYPVIFGGAPFVGEGILNNLSLMGCSIRCDREVLCGSEVRVSVLLPNQKPTLSIELGTIKWVQGNEFGVEFLRLPFEARQRLNSALRIELIHLLKARSDRSEVPELLNRIG; from the coding sequence ATGCGTACCTCGGTACAATCCTCCGATGCGGAGGTTGTGATGGCATCCTCTCATTATTCTCGGACCTATCATCGGTTCCCGCTCCGTTATCCCGTCATTTTCGGCGGGGCTCCGTTTGTCGGCGAAGGGATCCTGAACAACCTGTCGTTGATGGGCTGCTCCATCCGATGCGATAGAGAGGTCCTCTGCGGCAGCGAAGTGCGAGTAAGTGTCCTGCTCCCCAATCAGAAACCGACGCTGTCAATTGAGCTCGGCACAATCAAATGGGTCCAGGGCAACGAATTCGGGGTGGAGTTTCTTCGCTTGCCCTTCGAGGCGCGGCAACGTCTCAATAGCGCTCTGCGAATCGAACTGATCCATCTACTAAAGGCCCGTTCTGACAGAAGCGAAGTGCCGGAATTGCTCAATCGCATAGGCTAG
- a CDS encoding ABC transporter permease, whose translation MIARWLAASLFFLLLVVAWYLAVEAHIWSPLLLPSPLSVFGYLRSAAEDGTLLEATWVTVQRLLIGYGLGILAGLPLGLLTASSRWCQDTIGVLALGLQTLPSVCWVPLALLWFGQTEASLLFVVVMGTLWSLIIATDNGVRTIPPIYTRAARSMGSTGLHTWTHVVLPAALPFLLSGMKQGWAFAWRSLMAAEIFVTILTGFGLGHLLHYGRELSAMDQVIGVMLVIVIIGLAVDKTLFAPIERFLHRRWGTERQ comes from the coding sequence ATGATCGCGCGTTGGCTGGCGGCATCTCTGTTTTTCTTGCTGCTCGTGGTGGCATGGTATCTGGCCGTGGAGGCACACATATGGTCTCCCCTCCTGCTGCCCTCGCCCCTCAGCGTCTTCGGGTATCTCCGATCCGCAGCTGAAGACGGCACGCTTTTGGAGGCCACATGGGTCACGGTTCAACGGCTCCTCATCGGCTATGGATTGGGAATCCTCGCCGGACTTCCACTGGGACTGCTCACCGCATCATCCCGCTGGTGCCAGGACACGATCGGCGTCCTCGCATTAGGACTACAAACTCTCCCCAGCGTCTGTTGGGTACCGCTGGCCCTGCTCTGGTTCGGTCAAACAGAAGCCTCCTTGCTGTTCGTCGTCGTGATGGGAACCCTCTGGTCGCTGATCATTGCGACCGACAACGGCGTGCGGACCATCCCACCCATCTATACGCGTGCAGCCCGAAGTATGGGGTCGACCGGACTGCACACCTGGACACACGTCGTCTTGCCGGCAGCACTTCCATTTCTCTTGAGCGGCATGAAACAGGGCTGGGCTTTTGCCTGGCGCTCCCTCATGGCGGCTGAGATTTTCGTCACAATTCTGACCGGCTTTGGCCTCGGCCACCTCCTTCACTATGGCCGAGAACTGAGTGCCATGGATCAAGTGATCGGCGTCATGCTGGTCATCGTCATCATCGGGTTGGCAGTGGATAAAACGCTCTTCGCTCCCATTGAACGATTTCTCCATCGCCGTTGGGGGACAGAGCGGCAGTAG
- a CDS encoding ABC transporter ATP-binding protein produces the protein MAAPEVNPAKTVPSKLVLEHVSKWFQTSSLKVHALDDVTLHIAEGEFVCLVGPSGCGKSTLLNIIAGLERPDGGLVQADGKTIVGPGPRRLMMFQEAALFPWLTVLGNVLFGLKLNTGLSAAERREKAEYFIELVGLKKFMHSNVHELSGGMKQRVALARALAPTPTVLLMDEPFGALDALTREQLYGDIQRIWSQHRKTIVFVTHNVREAVCLGDRVILFSPNPGRIREEFAIPLPRPRDINSVDLARYSTEITRILKGYVQTEVAG, from the coding sequence ATGGCCGCTCCCGAAGTCAATCCGGCCAAGACCGTACCTTCCAAGCTCGTCCTCGAACATGTCTCGAAGTGGTTTCAAACCAGTTCGCTGAAAGTCCACGCCCTTGACGATGTCACGCTCCACATTGCAGAAGGAGAGTTCGTCTGTCTTGTCGGTCCCAGTGGCTGCGGTAAATCAACGTTGCTCAATATCATTGCCGGATTAGAGCGGCCGGATGGCGGCTTGGTCCAGGCCGACGGAAAAACCATCGTCGGCCCCGGACCCCGCCGCCTCATGATGTTTCAGGAGGCGGCGTTGTTTCCATGGCTGACCGTTCTCGGCAACGTACTGTTCGGCTTGAAGCTCAATACTGGGCTGAGCGCGGCGGAGCGCCGCGAGAAGGCTGAATATTTCATTGAACTTGTCGGCCTCAAGAAATTCATGCATTCCAATGTGCACGAATTATCGGGCGGCATGAAACAACGCGTTGCCTTGGCTCGGGCCCTGGCGCCGACCCCCACCGTCCTCCTGATGGATGAACCCTTCGGTGCGCTCGACGCCCTCACACGCGAACAACTGTACGGGGATATCCAACGAATCTGGAGTCAGCACCGTAAGACCATCGTCTTCGTCACGCACAACGTGCGTGAAGCCGTCTGTTTAGGCGACCGCGTCATTTTGTTTTCGCCGAACCCTGGACGGATTCGCGAGGAGTTCGCCATTCCCCTTCCGCGGCCACGCGACATCAACAGTGTAGACCTGGCGCGCTACTCGACGGAAATCACCCGCATCTTAAAAGGGTACGTCCAGACGGAAGTGGCAGGATGA